The genome window CCATGATGCCGGTGCGGGCGAGAGCAGCCTTTTCATAACTGATGCGTCCCTCCAGACGCCGGCGCTCCACCTGGGCAAGCTCCTCCTGGAGGTTCAGTTCCCGCATCTCCTTTTGCCACTGCAGGAATGAAGCGGGCTTGTCCACCCCCTCCACCAGCTGCTCCATCCTGTGTTACCGTAACACACATTATAATACATCTCCACTCTAGCTGCCTTCATAAGTGTCCCACTGGCCCAGCTAGTTTTTTATGTCAAAGTGACTGACAGTTGGCATAGTGATTAATTCCTGGAGTATAGTGGCACACCTGATATATGAGGCACAGGTGCACGCATCATATTGTACCAGTGTAGATCCATCCCCACCTGATGGTTATACAAAGCCCCCTGTCTCAGGATGGCTGTGGTGTTTAGCCTGATGGGCAGGTTGTTATGGTGGACATATACAAATACACAGGGGTATACACAAAGAAGTTCATAGTCAAATGTGTCTGTCAGTTACTGTATATTATTTCTGTATCATGTGAGAGCACTACCTTATGGGTGGCTGGAGTTCCAGAGGTGTGGAGTGAATCAAACTTGAGCGTGGCTTCGCACAATCTAGGATATGACACTGGAaatcagacagtacagtatgattcAGCATGGATGGAGACAGGATGCTGATATACAAAAAAGAACCTTGAAGCAAGAAAAATTATTTGAAAGTCTCTTGCAGGGAAAATGTAACTAACTTGGTGTGCTCAGACTTTTGTGGGATTGGACACTTGAACTTTTGAGTGTTTGCCTCATACATGACTTGCTGTAAGTGGAAAAGGAAATAGGGGTTTGATGCATGTATGAGTGCAGGAGAAAAACGGCATGTGTCAAAATGAGATACCAGACACAATATACCTCTGCCTTCTGACGATTCCTCTGTTTGACCTCCTCTAAGACCTGCTTTTCTTTTGGAGGTATGTAGGTGCTGGTTGGTACCCAGGACTAAATAAGCAGCTGTTACTATGAAGGTTATACAAATAGAATACCATATCTATTATGATATTTTGTCAATAACATTCTGACTTTGGACCCCAGCTCAATGTTTCCAAATAAAAAAAGCACCATTGTGAAGCGGTAGCCTATAGTAAAACTGAAACATGATACTGACTGGCTGCTGTTTCTCCTGCAGGGGGGTTGCCTCCGGTGCAGGAAGAGGGTGAGCTATGAGTTTGGAAAGTGAAAATTCCTGGGGCTCAGTGTTTTTCTTGGTGGCTTTCTTGAGTTGACTCCCTCAGAGATTCTGGCTGCAAGCTGAGCCATCAGAATCTCAATCTCAGGGCTCCACCTAGTGGGGAAATGTTTATCTATTAGAAAAAGAGATGGCAAGACAGGGAAgacatgaaaaataaaaaaatgaaataagacAGCATGAGTGCATCAATGTCTTTAGGTATAACCTGAATTATGTACTTTAGCAGTGGGGCAATCCACTTCCTCTTCACATAGGCATTATCATAGATCTCACTCCACTCCCCCTGGATCCAGGTACTGAGGTTTGTGATGTTGAAAAAGAAACTTAGGAACTACTTAACCATAATTTACTCTGTCATTCACAGTCCAAGTACAGTTTCATTACCTTAACAGTCTACAGTTTGACACTCAAACTTCATGACACAAAAAATACCACACAGATGACCCCCTCTATATGAAGGTAAGTGACTGGATTGTCCGAGAAAGTTGATTTATTTTATGAGCCATAAAATGACCTCAAACTGTGAAATAATTGCATTGTTGGTGCCATTAGACCACAGAAAATGTGTTTCTAACTTTTGAAGTTAAGAGAGTTCACAATCTTGCTGAAGCACTGCAGTCCCATGTCATCAAGGAGGAACATGCTGAAGTAACAGATTACTGTGGATTGACAAATATAGAAGAGACAAATGGTCAGATCATGCGTTTGTTATACCATTTTGAAAGCATTATCTAGAATTTAGTTATTGAACATTCTGTGATGAATTTACTGGCAAACTGGTTATAACCAGCCTTCAGTAAGCATTTCCCATTCTGAGCATACAAGACATTGATGACAACATCCAATAACTTTTTATGCTCAATGCATACAGAAATTATGTCAAGTACAAACTTCTTATCCAAGGCATCCAGGTTCTGGTAAGAAAGAAACTGACTGTTATCTAAAATGTCTGTAACATCGAAGCAGTATTACGTTATAGATCGATACGGTATATGGCTCTGGTCTGACCATTTTGATAAATAGTCTCTTTTCCCTAgctttaaaataatgttttaatGCTTCGTAATAGGGCATGAGATTAACAATCCATCACAACATATACATATCACACACTActcaatttacatttacattttacatttaagtcatttagcagacgctcttatccagagcgacttacaaaatggtgcattcaccttatgatatccagtggaacaaccactttacaatagtgcatctaaatcttttaaggggggggttagaaggattactttatcctatcctaggtattccttaaaaaggtggggtttcaggtgtctccggaaggtggtgattgactcccctgtcctggcgtcgtgagggagcttgttccaccattggggtgccagagcagcgaacagttttgactgggctgagcgggaactgtgcttcctcagaggtaggggggccagcaggccagtggtggatgaacgcagtgcccttgtttgggtgtagggcctgatcagagcctgaaggtatggaggtgccgttcccttcacagctccgtaggcaatcaccatggtcttgtagcggatgcgagcttcaactggaagccagtggagagagcggaggagcggggtgacgtgagagaacttgggaaggttgaacaccagacgggctgcgg of Salmo salar chromosome ssa01, Ssal_v3.1, whole genome shotgun sequence contains these proteins:
- the LOC106597773 gene encoding cilia- and flagella-associated protein 99 isoform X1 translates to MLNHTVLSDFQCHILDCAKPRSSLIHSTPLELQPPIRMEQLVEGVDKPASFLQWQKEMRELNLQEELAQVERRRLEGRISYEKAALARTGIMERNQKTALLKKEETAKLMQRYVNKQLQEEKEMRDLEQEMVDGHKNSKAAKVKLQEFTQRIVKEVSEQ